The following proteins are encoded in a genomic region of Periophthalmus magnuspinnatus isolate fPerMag1 chromosome 10, fPerMag1.2.pri, whole genome shotgun sequence:
- the cnot7 gene encoding CCR4-NOT transcription complex subunit 7 encodes MPAATVDHSQRICEVWANNLEEELKRIRHVIRKYNYIAMDTEFPGVVARPIGEFRSNADYQYQLLRCNVDLLKIIQLGLTFMNEQGEYPPGTSTWQFNFKFNLTEDMYAQDSIELLTTSGIQFKKHEDEGIETLYFAELLMTSGVVLCDGVKWLSFHSGYDFGYLIKILSNANLPEEEVDFFEILRLYFPVIYDVKYLMKSCKNLKGGLQEVAEQLELERIGPQHQAGSDSLLTGMAFFKMREMFFEDHIDDAKYCGHLYGLGSGSAYVQNGTGNAYEEEANKQQS; translated from the exons ATGCCCGCAGCTACTGTGGATCACAGCCAAAGAATATGTGAGGTTTGGGCCAATAACCTGGAGGAGGAGTTGAAGAGGATCAGACATGTCATCCGCAAATACAACTACATTGCTATG GACACAGAGTTTCCTGGGGTGGTGGCGCGGCCGATCGGAGAGTTCAGGAGTAACGCGGACTATCAGTACCAGTTATTGCGCTGCAACGTGGACCTGCTCAAGATTATCCAACTCGGACTCACATTTATGAATGAACAGGGCGAATATCCACCAGGAACATCCACATGGCAGTTCAATTTTAAATTCAACCTCAC AGAGGACATGTACGCGCAGGACTCCATTGAGCTTCTCACCACTTCAGGGATTCAGTTTAAGAAGCACGAGGATGAGGGAATAGAGACTCTGTACTTCGCAGAACTGCTCATGACGTCTGGGGTTGTATTGTGCGATGGAGTCAAGTGGCTGTCCTTTCACAG TGGGTATGACTTTGGATACCTGATAAAGATCCTGTCCAATGCGAATCTtcctgaggaggaggtggacttCTTTGAGATTCTGCGTTTATATTTTCCTGTGATCTACGACGTGAAGTATCTCATGAAGAGCTGTAAAAACCTAAAG ggTGGTTTGCAGGAGGTGGCGGAGCAGTTGGAGCTGGAGAGGATTGGGCCTCAGCATCAGGCTGGCTCTGACTCTTTACTCACAGGAATGGCTTTCTTTAAGATGAGAGAG ATGTTCTTTGAGGATCATATCGACGACGCTAAGTACTGTGGTCACTTGTATGGGCTCGGCTCTGGCTCTGCCTACGTCCAAAACGGGACAGGAAATGCCTATGAAGAGGAAGCCAACAAGCAGCAATCGTGA